The Phyllopteryx taeniolatus isolate TA_2022b chromosome 4, UOR_Ptae_1.2, whole genome shotgun sequence genome includes the window GTTGGCAGGTAAGTTCCTTTTTACTTTGCACCTCTACATTAGCTATATACTATCATATATTGATTGTTAAGATAGCATGATGCTTTTGCAATGTAAGTCAGGGGAATCGAAACTTTTTCCTTCGACtgccacaaataaaaaaaatgaaaggatgaaagggccactttgacattcttcaaCTTTTGATTCATTAAATATGTTAAAACTAGCCGGTACGGTggggcgaccggttagcacatctgcctcacagttctggggaccggggttcaaatccacgcctgtgtggagtttgcatgttctccccgtgcctgggtgggttttctccgggcgctccggtttcctcccacacatcccaataacatgcacggtaggctggttgaagactcgaaattgcccgtaggtgtgaatgtgagtgcgaatgcttggtttttctctatgtgccctacgattgtctggcgaccggttcagggtgtaccccgcctctcgcccgaagatagctgggatagcctccagcacgcccgcgaccctagtgaggataagtggtatgcaAAATGTATGGATAGACTATAATGTTGTGGGCAGTGTTAAGTTATTTTTAGTACTTTAGTACGCTGCAAAATATGGGCCAGACTTTTCGACACGCACTGATATATATAATTCATTCATGTTTGCTATCACCTGTACTCATCAATTTTGAAGACTGTCATTGGAAGTGTGATGTAATAATGTGCAAAAGGTTGACATACTAAGTGTATGTGTCTGCTGACAGAAGGCGGCGACATGAAGCTGACATCTTTGCTGCTGTTCccattgctgctgctgctgctggcgtTTCAGGCCAATGGCCGTACAGTGTCCAGATGTGAGCTGCGAGACAAGCTAAGGGAGAAAATCACGCTGTCAGAACGCACGCAAAACCTCACAGACATCGCCTTGACCTTGAGTGAGTAACACCAATATCACCTACAACGCAGGTAGCAAACCggtggcccaggggccagatctggcccgccacatcattttatgtgacccGCGCAAAGCAAATCCAAatcgctaattgtgttctggtgtaatactattgagatatttgcaagcatttctttgttaccaatccccctttgaaaataaatgtaatagttgaaaaacatgtttttataggcttctgatttcaaaactggttattcatcaatgcccatataaaaaaaaaaacacccctgcCTAAACgaaacgtttcctgtagttgaaTATCAGATGTGCACAACGTTGAaccattcctctttgcaaaactgttgcagttgaGCAAGATTGCTAGGCTGTCTGGTGTGAGtggctctcttgaggtcatgccacagcatttcaatcaggTTGAGGCCAGGAgtttgactgggccactccaacTCACGTATTTTGTTCTTCTGAAGcatttctgttgttgatttgtttctgtgttttgaCTCATTGTCCTATTGCAacacccatcctcttttgagcttcaactgttggacagagCTATCCAGGCCCTGAGGTAGCGAAGCACGCCCATACCATGATGCTCCCTCCACAATGTTTCGCAGTTGAGATCAGGTTTTGATTTTGGTGCGCTGTGCCATTTTTCCACGACATATGGCATTGTTTATTCCTctcaaacaattcaactttggtttcatctctccttataatattttaataataataataataataatcacctgtgtggcgtttgcatgctctccccgtgcctgcgtgggtgttctccgggtactctgctTTCCtctcacaccccaaaaacatgcatggtcggttaattgaagactctaaattgcccgcaggtgtgaatgtcagtgcgaatggttgtttgtttatatgtgccctgcgattggctggcgaccagttcagggtgtgccccaccactcgcccagagtcagctgggatagtctccagcacacccgcgaccctagtgaggataagcggtatggaagatgagtggatgaatgaataataataataaagcaaaccacttatatagcgcttttcgaggcactcaaagacgctttaaaATTGCACACATTAGTCATTCAATACACAGTCACACTCTTGTGGTGGttagctacttgtgtagccacaactgggcagtctgacggaagcgtggctgccattctgcaccaAGAGCCCCTCTGACCACCAGCAaccatccaaccacattcattcataggcaatgtgggttGAGTGTCTTATCCCAGCTTTAAGCCACATCTCAAATCTTGggtcattgattggactccaggttggTTCAAACTGTCTACACTGTCCGATTGGGTGGCAACAAGTTAACGGTTCACCAGTAcaccgtctctcgcccaaagtcagctgggatcgactCCAGAAtacccgtgacccaagtgagaaTAATCAGTACacacaatggatggatgtggaagGACTtcatatttagatttttaaagTAACTATGTACTTTATTTGCTCTTGCCGCAGTTGTGTGCCAGCTGGAAAAGATCTCCCAGCTGAAGACTAGCACGGTCCACATCTTAGGCCAACGTGACACCACCACCACTCCTCCTAccaccactaccaccaccaccacaatcCCCACTATCAACACCACTTCCACAGCACCCACCAACCAAACCAACCTAAGCAACCAAACACTCAACTCTGATCCCACTGTACCACCTGCCTTAACCAACACCACCACAACCAACACCACCACTGCCTCCACGACACCGGCCAATCAAACCAACTTCAGCAACCAAACACTCAACTCTGATCCCGCCCTACCACCAGGCTTAACCAATGCGAGCTCAGACCTCAACCAAACCCTCAGTGGGGTCAATAACACAAGCAGCGACGGCGGCCAAGACCAGGACCAGGACCAGGACCAGGAAGAAGAACCTTTAGGTGAGGATgacgaagaggaagaagaaccGTTAGCTGAGGATGAAGAACAGGAAGAAGAACTGTTAGCTGAGGGTGAAGAACCGTTCAGCGAGGTGATTGGAGACACATACGATGAAGAGGGCGAATACCTTTACGTGGACCCGGAAAGCACTGTCGACTTCCACATGGAGGACTGGAGGAGGCTGATGGAGCTTCTGAACGAGGAAGAGAACGAGTTTGATGAAGAACAGCTGAGGATCGCTGATGACAAGCTTAGCGGCGACAATGGCGGCTTTGGCAGCGGCAGCGAGATGTTTCAGGTGAATTGGTCGCTAGGATACCATGGCATCTTCCAGCTCACGGACAGCTACTTCTGCCAGTCGTCTGCCCGATGGAGCCAGAACGTCTGCAACAGCACCTGCGGCGGTAAGTGCCTCATtggtggaaaataaatacaatcataaCGGCTTAATACTGACTAATGAATGGCTAGACCGTTGAGTATGTTTTTGGTTGGAGGGATAGTTCCAGTTTGGTTAAATTAGAGGAATCAGAAACACGTAGGACAGCTCAAAAACCGGCACCCAAACGTAGACCCAACACATTGACTGACCAGAACTGCATGTACAGCCAACTCATCGAACCAGCACCACATGTAGAACAAAGTCAACAACCCAGAACTACATGATGAACAAATTACGTTACCTAAAACGCATAAATGCTACTCAGTGGCCCAGAAATACATGTAGCACAAACTCAAAGACTAAGAACCACATGCAGGGCCCACTCAGGGACCCAGAAGCAAATATAGAACCTGATCAATGTAACAGAATTCCATGTAGAAGCAACTCAACTCAGGgagcaaaaaacaacacatataAAACCAAATTGGGGACCTAGAACCAAAGGTAAAACCAACTCCACAACCTGGAACCAAACACACAGAACCAACTCGGTGTACCAGAATTGTATGTAAAACCAAATCAATAGCCaacaaccacacaaaaaaacaacacgagGAGCTAGAACCATAGGCAGACCAAACTCATTGACCCAGAACAACATGTTAAACACTAAGACCATCTTCCTgggataaaagaaaacaatggtaGTCAGATAGCGCATAGTCCATGTTTAGTGAAAAGAGTGGTGCATGACTTTCACATGTATAACTATTCTACTGTGTACGCTGTTTTATTGCATGGTTGTTGTACATTCTTGAAgaaattagaatcatctttgaGCTTATTCAGGTCTCCTAGATTTTATTGAAGTCATTTAACTCAAACACTTCCCTAGTGTGCTCGCTCGCTACCTTTTCCCGTTAGTTTAACTCCTCCCCCTTCTTTCCGCCACAGCGTTCAGCGATGATGACATCACAGACGACTTGGATTGCTTCGTTGACAGTCTTTACTGGCTGTAAGTCGCGTCACACATCTTCAACGGACTAACTTTAACTTTGACACTAGACAAGtcattctcaactggtgggtcgggacccaaaaagTCCGCGGAGGGAGGTAATCACGTgtgcaaattatatatatatatatatatatataaatatacaattctatttatttttttaatttatatatatattttaagtgGAGAGGAGGAGCAACAACGTGTGACTTGAGTGTTGCAAGCTTAACGACTTTGTTTCTATATTAACGACATTTCCGACCCCTCAAGCAACTCGCTAAAATAAGTTGCTGTCTTAACATCATTTTGATAGCATAGAATAGCAtgccttttattgtcactatacaAAGATTTGCTTGATAAAGTAtacttaagcaaaaaaaaactgaaggagaaaaagtattttcactAGTGCCCCAAAAAAGGTAATCTATTAAATTTGGGTGCCATCAGCATTTTTTAGTTACGTGTTCATttgtatattattgttattcaagCGGTCCAGTTCATATGATTTGTGCACGGGTGGTTACGTCACAGTGGCTGGAGGAGCGACGCTTGCGATGCGGTGGATGGAAGATCGTGTCCGTACAGGATTATATTTGTTGGGCTGTGTGCTTTCATGACGAGCGAGTAGCAAGACGCAAGTACTCGGTGTTTTACGCAACGTTAAGAAGTGAACGTTTCCGTGTAGCAATCATTACGTTAGCAGCCTAATAATgagaataaataatatttatttgtttacatttctgcCTGCCCCCCTCATGTATGCATTCCTAGAACCGGCCCTCCAACAGCACcaacaacaatactcacaggcatattttcgcTCTGCGATGTGGAAACAACCAAtatttgtcatgaacggaacagaggacctGTCCTCTgtacccaaaatgcacgactccaatacaaatggacagtttcacaaaagagaggtttaatatacgagcagaggtcggtacaaaggcaggcaatccgaaaaggcaacagtatccaaaaaaacgtgaggcaaagaggcaaggtcaataatcggaacagggtctcgtcttactaggagtcggtgacgtggaaacaaggaatgctggaacgtgacaacaaggtacaacgcaCTGGCGACCAGAGAGAacgagacacgaggttaaatacaaggggtaattagggtaaacgaggcacaggtggggaagatgctctcaggagcaggtgtgtacgagacagagggaaaacaacaaccggaacgcACACCCATGACAATATTAATGCATCCTAGTTGGCGACCTTTTCTGCCTCGTCTTCTTCCTgtcttccagtagagctcagtgatGCCCAGAAGATTGTGGCACAATTTGGTACTGCACTGAGGCGTGCAACTCAAAATTTGGACTTATCTtaatactgtaaaaataaaaaagttaaaaaataaatcactggaTAATGTGCAATTTATCTAGGGGAATGAATGATGAACCACAATATAGAGGGggtttattgtattatttgaaCAGTCTAGGGATTGCTATGATATGCTGTGATGAATGAAGCCCTTCCGTGGGACAATTGAAGGATAgtaatacaaaaattaaaaagggtTTGTCATAATTGCCCTTTTTTAATTAGACACTCACTGAtgatacaagaaaaaaagccagTCTACATGTGATGTCTATTTTACACTCCTGGTGGAAGTGTTGCATCTCGCATTGAACGTTGCGCAACATGAGCGAGCGTGCTGAACTTTGAGACACCACAAAACCAACTTGATTCCAAACGCTTGCTCATTTGCATACATGGTAACAAAAGGGGCCATAATGGATGGTATAGTTACGCAAGAGCGATCGTGTGCCACACAACGGGCTCCATCCGAGGGAGATGCTAGGCTAAATGTTGTCTTTGCATGtgaaaagcttaaaaaaaaaaaaaaaaaaaaaagctgttacgACACGTTTGGAATACaaactaataaaatacataaggTGGAGCATATTGGAAGTTCCCGACTACTTTCAGACAAATTGCACCATCATCGTCATCACAATTACCAAACACACTCCTTCAAGTGTGCAACCACTTGGTTGCACGGGAATTTACACTGGTTGGATTAGTAcatcaaaaatgacatttgtttgattacatACACTCGTAGATGGTTTTACCTGTGACACGGAAATGATTTAACATTCAAGATGATTCCTCATGTTTGATTACATACAAGATGGTTCAACATTTGTTAGCTCGAGAGGTGCAATTGATTCATTGATTCAGCAACTAATCGATTAACACCTGGGACATTAAAagttatcaaaagctttttttttttttttttttttttttttacaacatacTATATGAGAGTGGTGGCTCTTCAACTGTAGCTTTTCTGATGTCGCCACAAAACAGGACATGGTTGCAGGTCATCAAAACCATATTTGCGCTACGTTGCACTTACGCCTACGAAAATTCCCGAAGCTTAATTACAACCCATAGTCCaaacccaacaggaagtgacttattacattttcaatctATGGCTGTGCATGGGTCACATACTTTTGCACTTGTCCTccagcaggggtgtccaaactacggcctGGGAGGCATTTGGGGGCCATCCTCCATTTTTGTGTGGTCCGCATTTACTCagtgtcatttattttcaacatcGTGCagccgttgtgtgtgtgtgtgtgcgtaccaaTAACTGACACATATTGCCGTAGAACGAGAAACTGTGAGTTTTAAATTCTCCTTCCCGTGGTCAAAGTTGCAAGTCTTCAAatcaatgggttcaagtccgttcgaagtcacgagtcattccTGTTCTAGTGTAAGTCAAGTTGCAAGtattgtcaagtcgagtctaaagtcatcaaattcatgactcaagTCCacgccattggctggcgaccagttcagggtgtaccccgcctctcgcccaaagatagctgggataggttccagcacgcccgcgactgaTTTTGCACTTGCTTGATTACATACGCGTTTTGTATGTGTTTGAAGATGATTTCATGTCTGTTAGATTACATACAAGAACATTTTGCGTTTGATTGTGTTCTAgatgatttcatattttattacatCCAAGGTGATTTAAAGGTAATTCCACATCTGTTACGTGCAAAACGAATTCACGTTTGATTGTGTTCTAGATCATTTCAACGTGATTTCATGCGCTTAAAGATGTTTTCCCACCCGTCAGACCGGAATGATCGAATGAATTCAGACGCTATTTGATTACACACGAGATGATAACATTGCACACCCgttatttgttgttgctgctaatCCGTTTGCTCTTTTCAACCTTCCAGGTACgtgctgaggacggtgggataTCAGTGCTACGAAACCACCGACTTCTTTGGACAGTGCAACTGAGCTGTCATGTACTACTCTGTTGCCTTCCATGGTAATTACAATGTACAGCCAATACAACTGTTTCCTTTCCaaagataatgtttttttttattattttgagtgACACTGTCGGATTCAACTAAAGTCAATTAACATTCCAATTATTGCTGGGAATCTCTCTGTGACAGCATAATTTATATCTTTGTATAAGCacaacacgtgtgtgtgtgtgtgtgtattttgatcCGCTTTTGATTGGATGACACGTGTGACATCATTAATGACAGTGTCATGACAAAGCAACTCTTGTAAACTTGTTGAATTCATCAGAACGAATCAATAAAGGCAGACAGGATCTCAACATCACTATTGTCAACATTCTTTGGGAAGTTTTAGGTTTCGTGTGACATTaggaaatgaggggaaaaaaaagatgttagcAAGAATGTAAAGAACACACCTTGCTGGAGAATGCTTTTGTTGTGCgcatcaaattaaaacatttttccttTACCAGCCCTTAGCATCGGTGTGTTTAATATAATAAGATGATTGAATAAGCTGAGCAGGAAATGAATTAGAGTTTGTGATTGGATGTTGAAAACAACTCTGAGGAACTTGTTAgatcagaggtgtcaaactaattgtATTTCAGGGGCTGCAAACaccctaatttgatgtcaataAAATCATAGCATGCGTCATGTAAATGGCAATAAGTTGGTGTTAttccctttgttttactgcGAAGCAATACAAGTACAAGAGGAAAAGCTTGACTGAGCTATCCTTGATAAGTAGGCAAGGAAGTCgataaccgatatttggagttgatattcatttgctatgaaagggaaaatattggcatccaaattttgaaaacatgcaaactccaagactttgtttaaatgcctttaagcatgtgtttattaaacagcttttcagattttcAACATCTTTGTTTCAAAATTCTCAGGGCAGGGAAATCCAAGAGTCAGCAGCAAGTCAACTGAAAATGTGAACGAATGAGTGAaggaataaacaaacaaacaaataaataaataaagtttaccCAGTATTAAATTGATCTCTTATCtgctgttggattttttttattttattttttttaaaagacgcAGAGGGCAATGTGAATCAAAATGCTCAATATAGGCACCGATAATCGGCCCGGCTGAGAACCGGCTTATCCCTAGTACATAACGTGAAGAACAACCTCAGATCGTTTAAGAACAAGGTGCAATTTGCTCCAGTTTGCCGTACGACACTATTTTTTAACTTTCAAATGCTCCTGGTGGGCCGGCATCAGCCCACAGGCTGGTATGTCCGAGACCTGCTCCTCAGACGGCATTTTGACCGCAGACCAGACCAAGCGCGGcaattttgttggtgttcatcaagTGTTGCCTGCCAGGCTCATTAGTTTGTTCCAAGCACTCAGCGTCACCGCAGGCACGCACTTTTGACCGTCATCCAAGTTAATGGGGGGGAAATGACGAATAAGGATGTGCaacgtgaaaaaatacaaacaggTTTGTCCACACTCACTATACTAACCCATATACATAGAAAGTCAAGTGACACAAACAAGCCTGCTCAGACACAAGCAACACTCAGACGTGGTGAGAACATATCTGCTTTATTTGCATTTCTATGATCACCCTGCTAATTAGCTGTACGTTTGTGTCTTATGTTGTGTTGTTCTATCAATACAACCCTCTTATATTTATCCGTGTGTCAGagtcacacacatacagtacagtgcaatACTATCGTagtatattcacacacacacaatggcaaGTTATGTCATATAGTCATACACGCATACAATATTTCGGCGTAACGTTGCTTAATTACCCTGCTATTTATCTATATTCATGCGTTGTACACGCTATATGGCCACGTTATTTAATCACAACATGGTGCTTAGTCATCCACTTGCATTTATACATAACTATCACATTTATACACATTCACTTCGGCATGTCATATGCTCATAATGCAATACGCTATGTTCAATTTTAATCATGTTTAATCATGCCATGTTGTTCAATTGTATAATATTTATCtacatgcgtgtgtgtggcaTTAATTAATACACACGCAATACATAATGCTCATGTTGTCTAATCGTGTCATGTTATTTATCATCCTACTAGTTATCTAATATATGCCCGTGTTTGGCATATACTTGTACACGTACAATACTCCATGCTAATGTCGCTATCATATTTAGCTATGTGCGTATGCCGTATATTCACCCACACAATAACCCATACTCATCGTCTTTAAATCATCGTCATGTATcattatctactgtatatgcatgtgCGTGGCATGTATTCCAACATAACAAAATACTCTATGCTGCTGTTTAATtgcgtcttgttttttttaatcgtccTGCTTTTCAGATACTGTACTCCTCCCACGACATGCTTAACGAACTGCTTGGCAATTTAGCCCTCGGCAGACGCAATCCTCCTTGCACTCCATTAATCTCTTTGCATGCACAAATAGGTTGGTGCCAGTTTTTGCTTTGGCAAAACGAAACGACATCAAACTTTTAGAGCAGTCATTGAACCTAACCCACATGTTTCTGTCAACCTCAATGACAATTGGTCAAACTAGCATACAGTACGTGTTttggcaatt containing:
- the LOC133476597 gene encoding histone H3.v1-like — its product is MKLTSLLLFPLLLLLLAFQANGRTVSRCELRDKLREKITLSERTQNLTDIALTLIVCQLEKISQLKTSTVHILGQRDTTTTPPTTTTTTTTIPTINTTSTAPTNQTNLSNQTLNSDPTVPPALTNTTTTNTTTASTTPANQTNFSNQTLNSDPALPPGLTNASSDLNQTLSGVNNTSSDGGQDQDQDQDQEEEPLGEDDEEEEEPLAEDEEQEEELLAEGEEPFSEVIGDTYDEEGEYLYVDPESTVDFHMEDWRRLMELLNEEENEFDEEQLRIADDKLSGDNGGFGSGSEMFQVNWSLGYHGIFQLTDSYFCQSSARWSQNVCNSTCGAFSDDDITDDLDCFVDSLYWLYVLRTVGYQCYETTDFFGQCN